Sequence from the Mauremys reevesii isolate NIE-2019 linkage group 5, ASM1616193v1, whole genome shotgun sequence genome:
GAAGCAAGGGTGATCTGAAATAATTTATCAATACTGTATACTTTACATGCATGTCTGATAGAGGTTTACTATATGAATGTAAAGGGTCAATTCAAGAGTTGGCTACCAACACTTAAGGGGCCTGCTGGGGTAAACACGGTTGATACAGGGTACTGTAGCCCAGGATCTGATCTGGGAGTGGGAGAACTGCAAAGTTTCATTCCACAAGGCCCAAGACCTGAAGGGAAGAAAGTGGTGCTAGTCCTGTAACCATAACATTACTacccccattttttttcttttcacaaaCAGCGACCACAGGCATAGAGTGAAGTCTGTGGGAACTGAACTGTTGGGGAATTGAACCATCTTCCAAGTACTAGAATGGCGTTctaactgctggaccatccttctGACTAGTATCCACCCTTGCACAGTTCTGACCAGTTTAAACACTGGTCCACTGTGGCCTTCAGACATACAAGCTGTCTTGGAACGTTTTCCATCTAACTAGTTAAAATTTCTTAGGGATTTTACATACCCCCTACTTTCTTCTTTGTGAGGTAAAGCTTCAACTAATATTCTCAAAGGTTCACTGTCTGCCTTCAAGATATCAGTAAAAAGGCTATCTATGCAATCAGGACGTCCTACAGTTCGTAATCGGGCAAGATAAATAGAActcccaataaagtcaatgggtgaataaggactgcaggatttgtccATTGGGGAGCAAGTAAAGAACATCTGTTACCATTACACTAGAGAAGGATCTGCCTTCAGACTGTGCTACTAAGTATAGTGGAAGTTCTGAATCATAAACCAAAACACTATGGTGCGGAAGAGAAGAAATTTTGACTCCTGAAATATAAGTAGCTGCCACTGAGGCTCAGAAGAACTTTTTGGAAGCACTGTAGTTATTTTCTAATAAGGTCCAACAGGTTACTTTGAAAGCTATTTATAgactttgttttaataaaaagacCACTTATCCATGTAatcaaagtaaaacaaaaaaaatccaatggaAGAGATTGAAATGAAAGCTTACTTGATATAAAAGAAAGTTTCTCTCTCTGGATGTTAATCGCACTCCCAGAGGGACCTACAGCAACCGGATGACGAACTGCACGTTCTGCCAAGCTTGGTTTAATGTTAAACCGCTCTTCAAAACACAATTACAATTCATTCATTACAGTCCACATAGTCATAGCTGTCATAGAATTAACTGGCCAAttattcagtgattttttttcttatttaaaagacACTCCCACCTATAAAAACTAAATAAAGAAACCAAAATCATCACAAACTCTAGCAAAAGAAAAAAGTGCTCTGGCAAAAAAATAGCATTTTATTCTGCAAAAGCTATCAACAAGGTGACACACAAAGTAAGTTTACAAGGTGGCAGTGCACCTTGGTGTGTatgtggtggttgttttttttgtttttttaagaggcTATGACATGCTTTAGCGATCACATTGTGGGAAGACTAAggatgtctacacttaaactgcCACAGCAGCACAACTGCATCTGCTCCACTGTAGACATTACTTATGCTGCTGGGAATGGTTCTCCCATTGGCACGGGTAATTCGTCTTCCCGAGAGGCAGcgactaggtcaatggaagaattcttcctttgatCCAGTGCTGTCTACAACGAGGTTttggttggcatagctatgtctctgAGGGGTGTACATTTTTGACACCCCtgaacatagctatgccaatgtaaaATCCCAGTGCAGACCAGCCCTTAATATGAGATAGGTCTTATCCTTAAATAAGCATTAGAAGCTGTTTTACAACAGATTATAATGTGCATCTCTGAATAGTCAGGTATATTAGTGCTGAGTTTGGCCAACTaaataaagcactttgaagaacaAAAGCAATAAGTATTATTCTTTTATTCTCATTTACTACTTGACACACAGACTGTCCACTGTCATTACAGAAATCTGAGCCTTTTGACCCACGAGTTTAAGTTTAGACAAATTTTGACCATGTGTCTTTTCTACTGACAATCTGGACTGACGCTCCCATTTGTGCCAAATCAATCTGACTCCTGTAATACTTTCAAACTTTAGTGGTATACTCCTAGAAAATGTTGATTAGAGCAGCTAACTTAGAGCATAAGGCACTGAATCTGTAAACACTTACATGGGGGGTACGGGGGGAGGACTCAGGCTAGCCCCACGTGGTGccttttccctttgggaaatatggtcaccctgcccCAGTGGAATGCTGTGGCAAAAGGAAGTACTGTGTTCCTCAGATGTATAAAGTGGGGAGTAGGAATAAGGAGATGTTACCTCTGTATATGGCTTTGGTTAGACTGATTCTTGCATATTGCAACCAGTTTAGTTGTCCACattttaataaagatgttgaaaaactgaaaagggtgcagaaaaaaggcacaaaaatcaCTTGAGAGATGgaaaaaatgccttacagtgtGATATAAAGAGCTCAGTCAGTTtatcttatcaaaaagaagatttgaGAGGTGTCTTGTTACAGTGTATAAGCACCTTTACAAGACGAAAGTACCAGGTACTAAAGGGATACTAAAGTACTGGAAAATGGCATAAGAACCAGGAAGCCTAAACCAAGCATGTTtaaattaaagaaatattttGCCATATTTATAACAGTAAGGAtggttaaccattggaacaaactacgaACAGAAGTGGTACATTCTttatctcttgatgtcttcaaatcacgaCTGGATACCTTTCTGGAAGATACGCTTTCCTCAAAGAAGTTATGGGCCATGGCACTTCATACAGAGGTTACCATAcagaggtaactgggtgaaatttaacagCCTATGATACACAGGGGATCAGACTGGATGTCTTATGGTTTCGTttggtcttaaactctatgaatctctggtagtaaagttaagcacatgtgttagtgtttgcaggatcagggcctcataaAGACCAGCTGCTTTTTAGCAAATTCACCCAAGATCATAAAATGTGAAAAAGAATTAAACAAAATAGTTAAGCAAGCTCAAACTAAAACTAGTTGATTTTAAAAGTATGCATTTTGCTTTCCACTCTGGAAGGCTTTCTGAGAACATATGAAACATGGGCCAACTCACCACATTCCCCAGGCTCACTgtctaattaaattaaatttacctGACAAGTGAAAACTTAGGTTCAATACATCCCTGTTTGTATGTTTTTACTAGCAGGAAATCAGAGGCGTACCAAGGAAAATCTCTCTGCTGCAGAAACACTTCAACTATTTAGAGTTAAGCCAGCTAAAGAACTGATCATGGCGGCAGCAGCTTTTAATGCAAAGGAATGGCAAAATGTGGATGAATCACTTGTAAGTAATATGGCAATGGTGGAAACTTTATCTGTTACTTCAGCTATATTCCATTATTATAATATCACTAATATTAATATACCATCTAAGTATCACTGTTCACTTTGAATGCAACTGGCTGAAAATGTTTCCTCAAATGGTGTAATCACAAAATGGTATGATGATTTTCCTAAGCACAAAATCATGATCTAATTCTTCATGTTACTTTTACGCCAATagttccactaacttcagtggggttgTGACGGTGTgccccataaggcttcatgggaatatgcttatgaatctatatatgatataactggaatatgttttatgctacatatgccatgtaacatatccctgtaaaggttatgatctactgaatctattaattgtatgcatgtataatttttgtattaaaagttatgaatattggctgggaactggcttgatttttaagtagcctttgtaaagcatttggtcagcttcttgagaaaggaatgcggaaattaagtgcccaatcaaaaaACACTTAAGGGACAATAGATCTtgggaggctccaatccacataagaagtctacatgaggatGTTCAAGGGAGCAGGTAAGCAATGGCTGAGTCAAACTGAGACATGCATGGACAggtgacttgtccatgtgactccaaaactacatcttggagctggactttgcacagaggagaggagggggtctccacccacaaggatacctgaaagagactggaacaaaggacagtaactacaggggatgtgagtgattgctggatccAGACTAGAAGGAAACtggtctgtaaaaggaagcttactggaactggtgaggtattatctgtattcagttttcttagacatagacttgcatgttcaattttattttacttggtaattaaCTTTGTTCTGTccgctattacttggaaccacttaaatcctactttctgtatttaataaaaataactttttacttattaattaacccagagtaggTGGGggaaacaactgtgcatctctctctatcagtattatagagggTAAACAATTTaagagtttaccctgtataagctttatacagggtaaaacggatttatttggggtttggaccccattgggagttgggcatctgagtgttatagacaggaacacttctgtaagctgctttcagttaagtttgcagctttggggcacttggttcagacccagggtctgtgctggagcagactggcatgtctagctcaacaagacagggtgctggagtcccaagctggcagggaaacaggggcaaaagtagtcttggcacatcagttggcagccccaagggggtttctgtgatccaacccgtcactgGGTTGACAAGTCGTAGTTAAAGCAAGCATGACTTGGCCCAAAGATAGTTCGAATATTTGCCTGTTCTCCATTTCAATCATCAGACTAACAAACTAGGACAGTGAACAtgagaaacaatcagttgcaccaCATACATCAGTTCTTTATACTTGCTTTGAAAAACCACTCACTTGGGTTCTCTTCCCTCTCTACCAGTCTCTGTTGCATATGCATATTGATGATGGCATTAACCTTTTGTCTATTTTTGTTAATGTTGGGCTCTATCATTATTTCTGTTAGCTTAATGTTACTCTTGATAGCCTTTGAAGCTGTTGACCTGGCGACCATCGGTAACTGCTCCTGATAATAGTGGTCTGTAAAGTCAACCTCATCCTGAATATTTTTAAttctgggggaaagggggggggggaggagaaaaaaaaaagcaaatgttaaTGAATCAGTTACATTACTACTAATAAATACTGAACACATTATGATACTTAACACCTTTCAAGACCCTGGTTACATATTACTAATAATTCTCACAATTCCTTTGTGTGGaaggtattatctccattttataaatggggaaaccTTAACACAGAGATAAGCGATTTGCCCAAACCCACAGAGACGGAGTCAGTGTCCAGGCCAGGAAGAGAATACAGGAGCTCTTGGTGCTCAGTCCACTAGACCAAAATAATGGTAATTCTCTTGGTGGACGGTAACACTTAAAGCACAAATCTCTGAAATCCACTGGAGAGAAGAGGCATCCATACAAATGTCCCTTAACACCATTTTGCTGCCTGGTCCCAGAAACCACACTGACAGTGGCTTCCCTGACTATGGCTGTCCCTGTAGCCCTCATCAGTAGAGCTCATTAGTGCAGAGGAGTCAGTAGTACAAGTTGCTGCACTCTTTGTCTACAGTAACATACACAAGGTTTCACAGTGTGCTGAGGGGTTAAGAATCTAGTAGAACTAGACCATGGTCAACTCAATCTACAGAGCTGGGTTTCTGCTGGGTTTGGGAAAGTTCTGAAGTTCTGAAGAAGCAGCACTCCCTCTTGCACATCCCCCAGTTTAGCTCTGTGGGCATAAGCTCCTTTACACTCACAGAATTGGAGGAGAGCATATGGATCTATGGTTTTACGCTTATAAACCCCATCTGTTTTATTAATGGGTTTGCTCTttatactatttttattttatttagtgaATTTCAGGGCTGCTAAGAAGCATGCTGATAACCTGTTTAAAGAGATCTTAGGCAATACTATGTGCTCTGCAAGCTTTCACACACAACACTAAATACCTCACCATCAATGAAACAGCTTTGCTTTTTCAATTAATGAACCAGAGCAGAAGGACTGTGGTGTTTTTTGTGATGTCGGCAAAGGTTCAGTAGGgatttaaatgttattttatgTGTGAAGTAGGCTTCAGATCCAGGCCGTACTGTGGTCAATGGCAAACTCTGACTGACTTCACACCGGGGCTTCAGAAATCTGAAGGTTTTGAGTAATATTTATATACTACTCATTAATATGCTACTAAAGTGAATCATCTACAGTAAACCTGATACATAATACACTTCTGTAAACAGCACTCACCGTCCATTTGTCAGCATTGAGTAGATGTCTTGTACCAACATTTCTGCTGCTCCTGGTTTACAGTGAATTGTCCCATCTATTAGTTCTTGGACAGGCTTCAAGTTTCTTTTGGAAAAAAACtatagcaaaaaataaaaacagagagCATTTCAGTTCCTATTAGTTGAGAGGCACAGGTCCATCCTTCCATGCTTTTTACTTGATGTGTGGTCACTCACTTTGTTTTCTCTCCGCCCCTGTCCAATCCAATCCAATCCCACTCAAACCCTCACCCCATAACCAAAATGAAAAGCAATTAAAGAAAGTGTGCAATATTATGGGTGCGAACTGAAATATAAACTGAGCAAAAATTCAACCTTTTTCTTCCCAAAACAATTGGAACCCCCTTAACTGCTCAACTTAAGAGCTGCATTTGTTAACAATATAAAAACCGTAAGGCCAAGATTTAACTTTGGGTGCCTCACTATTCGCACGGCCCGGTGCCTGGAACAAGTCACTGGGGCTGGCCAGGTGAGTGACGGATCGTTAGTTCCTCCATCGCCATCCCGGCGGAGCTTGGGGCGGCCCCCGCGACTGTCCGCGGCCAATCAAtacggggaggggggcagggcgccATCGCTGCACCAACTGTCCGAGCCCGACGTGTCCCGGGCCACGGCGATGCAGGTTTCACACGGGGGAAAACCTCGAGCGCTGCGTGCACGTTACAAGGTGCCCGGGCTCCTGCCCCCGGCCCGGCGCCCTCACCTGGGCGAGCTGGGACCAGTTGCTGAGCTTGGTGGCCAGCGAGGCGCCGTTCTCGTAGCCGTGGCTGTGGATGTCCCCGGGGTAGTACCAGGAGAAGATCTCGGCGATGAGGTAGCCGTTGGAGAAGTCCCTAGAGAACAACGACAATAACGGTCAGGCGCAGCCGGGCGGCGCGCTCCGAGCCGCCCCGACCCATCTCACCGTCGGAAGTTCCTGGGGAAGAAGCTCAGGTCCAGGCTCTGCAGCCACCTCAGCACGGCGCGGGGCAGCCCCGTGCGCCTGGGAGGGTGCGAGTACGACATGGAGGCGCGAGAGGCTGGGACTGCCCGCGAGCCGCGCGCGCCGGAATAGAGGCCCCTTTCCCTGTGTCCTCTAGCCGCTGTGACCAGTTACCAAGCAACCGCCACAAACCATGAAAGTAGGCGGAGACTCATTCGATTCCGTCCCCTGCCCACGGATTCCCCCAGAATGGCTAAAGTGCGCACGCGCGGAAGGCAACCCATGAGCGGTATTGCCTGAGTGCGCACGCGCAGTGGTAGTAGCTGATTGCCTGTGGGCAGCCGGGAATAGCGCCTGCGCGAAAATCTGAGCTGCCACCATgttactgaggcctggtctacactaaggggggggaaaATTAGAAGAAAAGCGCCAATTTCAGAACGAGAAGAAGCAGCTGGAATTGAACCACTAACTACCGAACATCGTCAGGCGCGGGCGCGACCGAACCG
This genomic interval carries:
- the SPATA4 gene encoding spermatogenesis-associated protein 4 isoform X1; its protein translation is MSYSHPPRRTGLPRAVLRWLQSLDLSFFPRNFRRDFSNGYLIAEIFSWYYPGDIHSHGYENGASLATKLSNWSQLAQFFSKRNLKPVQELIDGTIHCKPGAAEMLVQDIYSMLTNGRIKNIQDEVDFTDHYYQEQLPMVARSTASKAIKSNIKLTEIMIEPNINKNRQKVNAIINMHMQQRLVEREENPKRFNIKPSLAERAVRHPVAVGPSGSAINIQREKLSFISNLGLPEIRGKTGVQFKEIQVKQADRGSFTVDVYVRQLQAPSQKDSN
- the SPATA4 gene encoding spermatogenesis-associated protein 4 isoform X2, encoding MGCLPRVRTLAILGESVGRGRNRMSLRLLSWDFSNGYLIAEIFSWYYPGDIHSHGYENGASLATKLSNWSQLAQFFSKRNLKPVQELIDGTIHCKPGAAEMLVQDIYSMLTNGRIKNIQDEVDFTDHYYQEQLPMVARSTASKAIKSNIKLTEIMIEPNINKNRQKVNAIINMHMQQRLVEREENPKRFNIKPSLAERAVRHPVAVGPSGSAINIQREKLSFISNLGLPEIRGKTGVQFKEIQVKQADRGSFTVDVYVRQLQAPSQKDSN